The Candidatus Eisenbacteria bacterium genome includes the window CCTGCTCGCGCAGGCGGCGCGACATCTCGACCGGATCAGGCGTCACTTTTCCGGACCCCATCACGCCAGAGAAATACCTCAAAATGCGCGCGATACCAAGCGTGGAAGGCGTAGTGCCGCGCGGGGGGGCGGGCGGCGGATTAGGGGTTCATCGCGGGAGGCCTCGTGCTGGGGGGATCTGAAGAGCGGCTGATGGCCACGGAAATACCACGATTCCACGCCGCCGCGGCGACGCGGCGCACTGGATCCTAAGGGGGCGCGATCTCCTATCCACCGCGCCCCCTCTCCTCGACCCCCCCGTGAGGCCGGACTAGCGAACTAACGAAGAATCGCGGTCTTCTGGACCGTCTCTTTCCCGTTGGGCAATGCCACGCGATAGAAGTAGATACCGCTCGGGACCCGGCGTCCGTCGGCCAATCGGCCGTCCCAGCTGATCCCGTAATTTCCGGCGGCTTGATCCTCCGCGAACGTGCGGACGAGCCGTCCCGATATGTCGTAGACGCGGATCACCACGTGTCCCGCCTGCTCCAGGGCGTATCGCATGACCGCTTGACCGTCCACGGGATCCGCTATCGCGCCGTGCGAATGCGTGTCGCCCGAATTCGGCATGGCCGCCGCCAGACGCCCCGAGGTCGCATTGGTCGTCACCACCCGAAGCGTGTACGGCATCGCCGCAGTGCTCGCGTTCACGACCGCGACCGCGTAGGTTCCGGGAGCGGTCGGAATCACTTGGAGCGAGCCGGTCGGGAGAAGATTCGCCGCGTCGCCGATCAGGGCACCGAGCGGATCGAAGATCTTGAGCTCGCGGCCGCCCGCCAGTTCCTCCGGAACTTCGAGCACGCCCTCGAGCAGCTGTGTCCTCTTCGTCGTCGTGACGTGCTCCACCACGATCGCGGGCGTCCCCAGGACCCCAGCGGGCGCGGTTCCGGTAAATGTGATCGTATTCTCGGTCGGATTGCCCGCGCCCGACCCGGCCCCTCCGGTGATGACGAAGCCGTCCACGTAAAGCATGTCGCCCGGGCTGCTGGCGTCGTTCATTGCGTTGAGCCGGAAGATGTGTGCCCCGGCGGAGGTGGGGAAGCTCACGAACTCTCCGAAAGTCAGGTCATTCTTTCCGGACTGATCCGGATGCAAAGGATCGGAAGGCGGGCGGTTGAAGCTCACGATCCCCCTCGATGTTCCGTCGATCAGGACCTCCGCGTTCCCGCCGCGTGGCCCCCGCGCGATTTCGAGATCCACCTGCGTTCCCGTGTAGTGGAATTCGAGGTAGGCCCGCGGGTTTTTCTTGTTCGCGCCGACGTTGCGGCAGTAGTGGCCGTCGGTGGCGCGAACATCATCGATATCGTGCCAGCCGCCAGACTGCGTGACGGCGGGATCGTGGCAATCGAGCTCGGTCACCCCCGTGCTGCTCCCGAGCGGGCGGTTGACTCCTTTGGTGAAGAAACAGATGGCCGCGGTTGATGGCGGATTCACGCCGTTGATGATGTCCGCTTCATAGATGATGTTCGGGAAACCCTCGTTGTCGACGGTCAGCGAAGAATATTCCGCAAGCTCCCGGGTGCCGTTCGGGCAGCCCAATCCGCGGAGGCAGATCTGGCCCTTGTGAACGACCCCTCCGCCCTGCTTGCTCGCCACGTCGATATAAATGTCCGGCTTGTCAGCCAGGGCGTTTTCGACCTGCGCGTAGATGAGCTTCCACGGCACCTGGTCCGTCTCGAAGGCCGGCGTGTCGGGATCGCCCGCTACGTCGGTTCCGTACCAGATCACCGCGACCTTCCCGGCCGCGCCGCCGTGGACCCACGGCAGCACGCACGTGCGCGTGAACTCGAAACCGGCGACCCCAGGCGCGTTGAGCGGAACGGGTTTGGTCCAGCTCACGGCCAGGGTCGGATTCGCGCCTGCTGGGCAGCTCATGAGGAAGATGTCGTGCCGGTCGGAAAAGACAATATGGATGTTATCGCCCTGGTCCACGGTCATGATCGGGAACCGGTTGCTCGTCGTGCGCGCTCCGGCGCCGTGGAAGATGAGGCCGGTGTCGAATGTGTTCGGCGCGAAGACCGGCGCGTCCATCGTGCCGACCGGGATGTTCGCGGGACCGGCCGCGGGATACTTGGGAGTGCGCCACACGTAAAGATCACGCTTGTTCCGGCTCACGAAGGTTCCGAGCATCGTTCCGTCGCTCTGGAGCGCGCTGTTCCCTCCGACGTCGTCCCCCACGCCCGTGGCCGGATCCTGAACGAAAGAGCCTTTCGGCCACGTCGCCCCTCCGTCGTCCGACTGGGCCACATAGATGTCGTGCTGGCCGAGTTCGGCCTGGGCGAGCTTCCGGAGGCTCATGTAGACGGTCTTCTCTCCGCGCGCGACGTTCCACTGCCGGTCGAGCTGCGCGGTGGTGAAGGGGAACGGGGTCCAGTGATCACCGCGGTCCACAGAGACCGACATCGTGGCCGAGCCGAGCCAGAGGCTCGTCACGTAGACGCGCCCCGTGGACTGGATACCCGGCATGCCTGCCACCGGAGGCACGACGAAGAACGGATCGCCGAGCGCCAAGTCGACGTCGCCGCCTCCCAGCCCACCTTCCGGAGGCGGATTCGGCGTCGGGGTAGGACTCTGGGTCCCGTCCGGCTGACCCTTGAAGGTGAAGGATGTGCCCCCGTCGTCGGAACGCCAGAAGTCCACACCACCCGGCACTCCGCGGATGGCTCCAATGTAAATCGTGCCGAAGCGGTCGATCTCGATCTCGGGCTCGAGGTCCTGGTCGATGAAGATGGGGCTCCGTTCCTGGTCGGGGAGGTTCACCTCGGGCTTGAAGCCAAAGTCGAAGTGGTTGTACGTCGCCGTCCGGAGCTCATTCGGAGGCTCGGGCGAGCCCGTCACGAGCGTGGCGGCCGCGGTGTACGACTCGTTGACCGCACGGTAGACGAGCACCGAGATGCGATAGATGTCCGGAGCGCCGGCGAATGAAATGTGCTCCGAGTTCCCCACCGCCTGGCCGTCCACGGCGATCTCCGTGCCGGCGCTGTTGAAGGCGTGAAGATCGAGATCGTTGAGCGGGTTCGTCCAATTGATCTGCACCGTCACCTTGTGAATCGACGCGTCCGTGCCCGTCAGGTTGAGAAGGAAGTCATCGCAGGTCGAGTTGGTGCAGTCGGCGCCGATCGGGTCGGACGTCGATTCGGTGAAGGGGCCGCCGTGCCAGGTCAGGGTCGTCGCACCGGTGGGCGACATGTCGCCGTGATCGGGGGTCGCCGCCTGGGATGCGGGTGCGAGCAGGATCGAAACGGCCAGAGCCAACGCAAAGACGGGGATCGGAGGAACGCGCAAGGCTGTCCGCATAGGGGGACCTCCACCGGAAAGGGTTTCCTGCCACCCGGCCGTCGGGGGCGGCCTTCAAAGGCATAGAAATTCTACTGAGGCCGGGAGAGGCAAACCTATCGGCGTGCTTCGGAAAAACGTGTAGGAGGACGGAGCCGGGGTTGTCGGCGTCCGTCCTACGCCACTCTAACGGGGAGGGCGGATCAAGGATCCGTCGTCGCGCTACTTAGGCCACAGCCACCCGAACACTCCCGCGGTCAGGAGGCCGTACACCAACCCGTCGAGGGTGCTCTTGATCGTTGTGCTCC containing:
- a CDS encoding T9SS type A sorting domain-containing protein; this translates as MRTALRVPPIPVFALALAVSILLAPASQAATPDHGDMSPTGATTLTWHGGPFTESTSDPIGADCTNSTCDDFLLNLTGTDASIHKVTVQINWTNPLNDLDLHAFNSAGTEIAVDGQAVGNSEHISFAGAPDIYRISVLVYRAVNESYTAAATLVTGSPEPPNELRTATYNHFDFGFKPEVNLPDQERSPIFIDQDLEPEIEIDRFGTIYIGAIRGVPGGVDFWRSDDGGTSFTFKGQPDGTQSPTPTPNPPPEGGLGGGDVDLALGDPFFVVPPVAGMPGIQSTGRVYVTSLWLGSATMSVSVDRGDHWTPFPFTTAQLDRQWNVARGEKTVYMSLRKLAQAELGQHDIYVAQSDDGGATWPKGSFVQDPATGVGDDVGGNSALQSDGTMLGTFVSRNKRDLYVWRTPKYPAAGPANIPVGTMDAPVFAPNTFDTGLIFHGAGARTTSNRFPIMTVDQGDNIHIVFSDRHDIFLMSCPAGANPTLAVSWTKPVPLNAPGVAGFEFTRTCVLPWVHGGAAGKVAVIWYGTDVAGDPDTPAFETDQVPWKLIYAQVENALADKPDIYIDVASKQGGGVVHKGQICLRGLGCPNGTRELAEYSSLTVDNEGFPNIIYEADIINGVNPPSTAAICFFTKGVNRPLGSSTGVTELDCHDPAVTQSGGWHDIDDVRATDGHYCRNVGANKKNPRAYLEFHYTGTQVDLEIARGPRGGNAEVLIDGTSRGIVSFNRPPSDPLHPDQSGKNDLTFGEFVSFPTSAGAHIFRLNAMNDASSPGDMLYVDGFVITGGAGSGAGNPTENTITFTGTAPAGVLGTPAIVVEHVTTTKRTQLLEGVLEVPEELAGGRELKIFDPLGALIGDAANLLPTGSLQVIPTAPGTYAVAVVNASTAAMPYTLRVVTTNATSGRLAAAMPNSGDTHSHGAIADPVDGQAVMRYALEQAGHVVIRVYDISGRLVRTFAEDQAAGNYGISWDGRLADGRRVPSGIYFYRVALPNGKETVQKTAILR